Proteins from a single region of Verrucosispora sp. NA02020:
- a CDS encoding helix-turn-helix domain-containing protein: MSSDRTSTATAASGSDTWSLDKVRALGTTTDVATAGAIFGLSRSSAYELARSNRLPIPVMRIGSRYRVSVPAIIAVLTATDLDRPPQVT, translated from the coding sequence ATGTCATCCGACCGAACCTCGACCGCCACGGCGGCGTCGGGCAGTGACACGTGGAGCCTCGACAAGGTCCGCGCGCTCGGCACGACCACCGACGTCGCCACCGCGGGCGCCATCTTCGGTCTGTCCCGGAGTAGTGCCTACGAGCTGGCCCGTTCCAACAGGCTGCCGATACCGGTCATGAGGATCGGCTCCCGCTACCGGGTGTCCGTACCGGCCATCATCGCCGTCCTCACCGCCACCGACCTCGACCGCCCACCGCAGGTGACTTGA
- a CDS encoding tyrosine-type recombinase/integrase: MADGSITKRCGCRHNGKRLGVKCPRLRRGNGWNPHHGMWAYQLELPPDATGARRQLRRAGFDTRDAAATERDRAQALLDLGGTDRLLRRHVADLLHRLRHGEPLPDRDTLARDLHTTPASGGAGAPTVDAGAPLTLGVYLTTWITDVTGLAPATLRSYRDHINKYWIPKLGDVPLHTLTAGHIQSVFAGIEARNAEILTARRSEQQSVRDSVKGVRTVGPASMHRILATLRKALNDARRLYRHRLVDHNPAESVILRSGAPPKPRLWAASAVNRWRHTGRRPSPVMVWTPQQVGEFLDYVDAHDLELSALFDLAVHCGPRRGELAGLHDYDVDLTANELTIVDQRTSVGYKVIEKAVKSAAGDRVVPLAKETVAGLREYLARRAAWKLSAGDRWHHSDVFFVRRDGRPWHPELITTRFDRHVTRAGLPPIRFHDLRHTAATLMLAAGAGIKEIQDTLGHASYKLTADTYTSVLQELKHSTAEATTKLIPRRRPRGGDLEAEGGRRSAA; this comes from the coding sequence ATGGCCGATGGATCCATCACCAAACGCTGCGGCTGCCGCCACAACGGCAAACGCCTCGGCGTGAAGTGCCCCAGGCTGCGCCGCGGCAACGGATGGAACCCCCACCACGGCATGTGGGCGTACCAACTCGAACTCCCACCCGACGCCACCGGGGCCAGACGGCAACTGCGGCGTGCCGGGTTCGACACCCGCGACGCCGCCGCCACCGAACGCGACCGCGCGCAGGCGCTGCTCGACCTCGGCGGCACCGACAGACTCCTGCGCCGTCACGTCGCCGACCTGCTGCACCGCCTCCGGCACGGTGAACCGCTACCCGACCGCGACACCCTCGCCCGCGACCTCCACACCACCCCAGCAAGCGGCGGCGCGGGCGCGCCCACCGTCGATGCCGGTGCGCCGTTGACCCTCGGCGTCTACCTCACCACCTGGATCACCGACGTCACCGGCCTCGCACCGGCCACCCTGCGCAGCTACCGCGATCACATCAACAAGTACTGGATCCCTAAGCTCGGCGACGTACCGCTGCACACCCTCACCGCCGGGCACATCCAGTCGGTGTTCGCCGGCATCGAGGCCCGCAACGCCGAGATCCTCACCGCCCGCCGAAGCGAACAGCAGTCCGTGCGTGACAGCGTCAAGGGAGTGCGGACGGTCGGACCGGCGAGCATGCACCGCATCCTGGCCACCCTCCGCAAGGCACTTAACGACGCCCGTCGCCTGTACCGGCACAGGCTCGTCGACCACAACCCGGCGGAGTCGGTGATCCTGCGCTCCGGGGCCCCACCCAAGCCGCGACTCTGGGCCGCCTCCGCGGTCAACCGGTGGCGTCACACCGGCCGACGTCCCAGCCCGGTGATGGTGTGGACCCCGCAGCAGGTCGGCGAGTTCCTCGACTACGTCGACGCCCACGACCTGGAACTGTCCGCCCTGTTCGACCTCGCCGTGCACTGCGGACCCCGCCGCGGGGAACTCGCCGGACTCCACGACTACGACGTCGACCTGACCGCCAACGAGTTGACCATCGTCGACCAACGCACCAGCGTCGGCTACAAGGTCATCGAGAAGGCGGTGAAATCCGCCGCGGGTGACCGGGTGGTGCCGCTGGCCAAGGAGACGGTGGCGGGGCTACGCGAGTACCTCGCCCGGCGCGCCGCCTGGAAACTCTCCGCCGGAGACCGGTGGCATCACAGCGACGTCTTCTTCGTCCGCCGCGACGGACGCCCATGGCACCCCGAACTGATCACGACCCGCTTCGACCGGCACGTCACCCGCGCCGGACTCCCACCCATCCGGTTCCACGACCTGCGACACACCGCCGCCACCCTGATGCTCGCCGCCGGAGCCGGCATCAAGGAGATCCAAGACACCCTCGGACACGCCAGCTACAAACTGACCGCCGACACCTACACCAGCGTGCTCCAGGAACTCAAACACTCCACCGCCGAAGCCACCACCAAACTCATCCCCCGCCGACGCCCACGCGGCGGGGACCTTGAGGCGGAGGGCGGACGCCGTTCCGCCGCGTGA
- a CDS encoding XF1762 family protein yields MPVSFAQACRFVEDWHRHHRPPRGHKFSIGAADQDGVLVGVAVVGRPVARMLDDGQTLEVTRVATDGTRNANSLLYAAAWRAARALGYRRLITYTQDGESGVSLRAAGWRVLATRAPAPGWSRPSRPRTDHGTAHIGRQRWHAPD; encoded by the coding sequence GTGCCGGTGTCCTTCGCCCAAGCCTGCAGATTCGTCGAGGACTGGCATCGGCATCACCGGCCGCCGCGTGGCCACAAGTTCAGCATCGGGGCCGCCGACCAGGACGGCGTCCTGGTCGGCGTCGCCGTCGTCGGGCGTCCGGTGGCGCGGATGCTCGACGACGGCCAGACGCTTGAGGTGACCAGGGTCGCCACCGACGGCACCCGCAACGCGAACTCGCTGCTCTACGCCGCAGCGTGGCGGGCGGCCCGAGCACTCGGCTACCGCCGCCTGATCACCTACACGCAGGACGGCGAGTCCGGAGTCAGCCTGCGGGCCGCCGGATGGCGCGTCCTCGCCACCCGTGCACCGGCACCGGGCTGGTCCCGGCCGAGCCGACCTCGCACCGATCACGGCACCGCCCACATCGGTCGCCAGCGGTGGCACGCCCCCGACTAG
- a CDS encoding site-specific DNA-methyltransferase, with protein MTDPRTLDDYRYRRVGPVELYLGDARQVLAAMPDASVDCVVTSPPFWGLRDYGTGAWSGGDPACPHPLGRTRRTDGITCPACRARWVDPQYGLEATLDDYLDNLVAVFEQAKRVLAPTGTCWVNLGDCYSSAAGGAPKGGRPQPGGLRPARPRVQDMLPPKNLVGVPWQVAFALQSRGWWLRNAVIWAKSNPMPESVRDRLSASYELLFLLTRSHSYYFDLDPIRIPLARPQAADGTRIIGGSRKGRTGGIGATARRRGTTAYGAAKYGAEESRVESRAGRGNLVPLGHAHTAAHPKGRNPGDVWRIATRPYRGSHVAPFPIDLLLRAIAAGCPPSGVVLDPFSGAGTTGLAALHLGRRYLGVDISPAFHDEALYRLAPHLPHDSSREDGG; from the coding sequence ATGACCGATCCCAGGACCCTGGACGACTACCGGTATCGGCGCGTCGGCCCGGTCGAGCTGTATCTCGGAGACGCCCGCCAGGTGCTCGCCGCGATGCCCGACGCCAGCGTCGACTGCGTCGTCACCAGCCCGCCGTTCTGGGGGTTGCGCGACTACGGCACCGGCGCCTGGAGCGGCGGAGACCCGGCCTGCCCGCACCCGCTCGGCCGGACCCGCCGCACCGACGGCATCACCTGCCCGGCCTGCCGCGCCCGGTGGGTCGACCCGCAGTACGGACTCGAAGCCACCCTGGACGACTACCTCGACAACCTCGTCGCGGTCTTCGAGCAGGCCAAACGAGTCCTCGCGCCGACAGGGACCTGTTGGGTCAACCTCGGCGACTGCTACAGCAGCGCCGCAGGCGGCGCACCGAAGGGAGGCCGGCCGCAACCCGGCGGGTTGCGACCCGCCAGGCCGCGCGTCCAGGACATGCTCCCTCCGAAGAATCTGGTCGGGGTGCCCTGGCAGGTCGCTTTCGCCCTGCAATCGCGCGGGTGGTGGCTGCGCAACGCGGTCATCTGGGCCAAGAGCAACCCGATGCCCGAGTCCGTCCGCGACCGCCTGTCCGCCAGCTACGAACTGCTGTTCCTGCTCACCAGATCCCACTCCTACTACTTCGACCTCGACCCGATTCGGATCCCGCTGGCCAGACCGCAGGCCGCTGACGGGACCCGGATCATCGGCGGGTCCCGCAAGGGCCGCACCGGCGGGATCGGGGCGACCGCACGCCGCCGCGGTACCACCGCCTACGGCGCCGCCAAGTACGGCGCGGAGGAGAGTCGGGTCGAGTCTCGGGCCGGGCGGGGAAACCTCGTTCCACTCGGCCACGCCCACACCGCCGCCCATCCGAAAGGACGCAACCCGGGCGACGTGTGGCGGATCGCGACCCGCCCCTACCGGGGATCGCATGTGGCGCCGTTCCCGATCGACCTACTGCTGCGAGCGATCGCGGCCGGCTGCCCGCCCAGCGGTGTGGTCCTGGACCCGTTCTCCGGCGCCGGCACCACCGGTCTCGCCGCACTGCACCTCGGCCGCCGGTACCTGGGCGTCGACATCAGCCCCGCGTTCCACGACGAGGCGCTGTACCGACTCGCCCCGCATCTGCCCCACGACTCGTCGCGCGAGGACGGCGGGTGA